The following nucleotide sequence is from Thermostaphylospora chromogena.
CTTTCGCTCCTCAGCGTCAGGATAGGCCCAGAGAACCGCCTTCGCCACCGGTGTTCCTCCTGATATCTGCGCATTTCACCGCTACACCAGGAATTCCGTTCTCCCCTACCTACCTCTAGCCGGCCCGTATCCACCGCAAAACCCGAGTTAAGCCCAGGCCTTTCACGGCAGACGCGACCAGCCGCCTACGAGCTCTTTACGCCCAATAATTCCGGACAACGCTCGCGCCCTACGTATTACCGCGGCTGCTGGCACGTAGTTAGCCGGCGCTTCTTCTGCAGGTACACGTCACCTTCGTCCCTGCTGAAAGAGGTTTACAACCCGAAGGCCTTCATCCCCCACGCGGCGTCGCTGCGTCAGGCTTCCGCCCATTGCGCAAGATTCCCCACTGCTGCCTCCCGTAGGAGTCTGGGCCGTGTCTCAGTCCCAGTGTGGCCGGTCGCCCTCTCAGGCCGGCTACCCGTCGTCGCCTTGGTAGGCCATCACCCCACCAACAAGCTGATAGGCCGCGAGCCCATCCCCAGCCAGAACCCCCAAACGAGGGAACCTTTCCACCAGAAAGGATGCCCTTCCCAGTCATATCCGGTATTAATCCCGGTTTCCCGGGGCTATCCCGAAGCCAGGGGCAGGTTACTCACGTGTTACTCACCCGTTCGCCGCTCGGCTCCACACCCCAAAGGAGTGCGGTCCTCGCTCGACTTGCATGTGTTAAGCACGCCGCCAGCGTTCGTCCTGAGCCAGGATCAAACTCTCCAAACAATGCCTAAACAAAATCAGGACTGCCTGGAAACAATCCCAGCACACCGTCAAAACAGACGGGGCACAACATTCACATCACACAACAAGACCCGACACCCGGGTCCCGCCATGCGACGCACTGGCTTTTAGAAGCACACACTGTTGAGTTCTCAAGAAACGGACGCGAACACCGACCCCACCCCGAGAAACCCTCGAAGCAAGCCAGGGCGTACAGCTTCCGCTCGTCTATTTTATCACGCGATCCCGAATCTGTCAATCATCCCTTTCGGGGATGACCTACGCATATCGGTCACACGATCCAAGGTACCCCTTTCGGGGCAACCCTCCAACCCTACCGTGCCACCCCGGCCGTGCTCAACTCAACCGGTTTTTCCGGAGGATGATCAACGAAGCTCACCGGTCGCACCGAAGGCGACCGTAGTGGTGAAACGGATCGTCTCAGAGGGATCTGCCCTGGGGCCCGGCCGCACTCGCTGCGTCCGGCTCGCTCCCGGGCGAATGGAAGATTAAGGTGCCGCCCGCACTCCGTCAAATCGCACTCTCGGCGGTGCGGAGGGGCCGATCGTCGTCCGCCCGGCCACCCCCGCACCGTTCCGGCACGATTCCCGCAGTTCAGGGCAGCCAACGGTCGGCGAACGCTCCGAAGACACGGAAGACCGCCCGCCGACCGGGCCCCATCATGCGTCAACGCTGTGGCCGAACCGTTACCTCACGAGGGTGCATGGGGCTGAAGCCCGGTTGATCCACCGGCGGGGCCGCTCCCGCGGTCCCCGTGGCGCCCGGTGCCGTCCGGCAGATCGGTGGACGGCGCCGAGGAGGCGTGCCTGTCATGCACGATCCCGGCGAACCGTTCGGCGACCAGTCGCCACACAGGAGTGGACAGCGGCTCATCCGCGACCGCCTTGGCGTACAGCTCCTGCCTGTCGTATCCCTGGTCGCGCAGCCGGTCGGAGTTCCAGTGCAGGATCCGCTCGGGTACCGCCTCGGGGTGGAACTGCACACCCCAGGCGTGCCCTCCCAACCGGAACGCCTGGTAGGGGCATCTACCGGTCTCGGCGAGCCACACCGCGCCCGGCGGCAGGGCGGTGATCGCATCGACGTGATGTTCGATCGCGGGGACGATCGGCGGAAGGCCGTGGAAGAGCGGATCGTCCTCGGCCTCCGACCGGATGGTGACGGGTGTGCTGCCGTTCTCCGGCGCACCGGCATCGGCCTGGACGGTACCGCCGCCGACCGCGGCGATCATCTGACCGCCGAGGCAGATGCCGAACATCGGCACGGCGTCGGTCAGCGCCTGGGCGACGAGCGCGCGAGTGGCCGGCAGCCACGGCGCGGCTGCGTCGTCGTCGGGCATGTAGCCGCCGCCGAGGACGAGCAGGGCGTCGTGTTCCAGCCGGGACGGCAGGGCCGTGCCGTCGAACGCGGGAACGACGTCGACGTCGAGCCCGTCCTCGGTCAGCCAGTCGCCGAACCGGCCCGGACCGCCCGACGCGGCGTGCTGGACGGCGAGGACACGGGGTTTGGGACGCATGACCGTCGTCTCAGCCCGTGATCTCCACTCCCCCGATGGATCGCTTGCCTCTGCGCAGCACCAGGAACCTGTTGTGCAGCAGATCGCCCGCGTCGGGGACGTACGCCTCGTCGGTCACCTTGACGTTGTTGAGGTAGGCGCCGCCCTCCTTCACCGCGCGGCGTGCGGCGGACTTGGATTCGACGAGCCCGCACTGCGCCATCAGGTCGACGAAGGGCACGCCCAGCGCCGGCACGGTAGCACGCGGCACCTCGGCGAGTGCGGCCTCGAGGGTGCGCTCGTCGAGTTCCTGCAGCGTCCCCTGTCCGAACAGCGCCTTGGACGCGGCGACCACCCGGGCCAGTTCCTCGGGGCCGTGCACGAGGGTGGTCAGGTCCTCGGCGAGGGCGCGCTGCGCCGCGCGGGCGGCGGGCCGCTCGGCGAGGTCCTTCTCCAAGTGCTGGATCTCTTCGCGGTCGCGGAAGGTGAACACCTTGAGGAAGCGGATCACGTCCCGGTCGTCCGCGTTCAGCCAGTACTGGTAGAACGCGTACGGGGAGGTCAGCTCGGGGTCGAGCCACACCGACCCGCCGGCCGTCTTGCCGAACTTCGTGCCGTCGGCCTTGGTGATCAGCTTGCCGGTCAGCCCGTGGACGTGGGCGCCCTCGACGCGGCGGATGAGGTCGACGCCGGCGGTGATGTTGCCCCACTGGTCGCTGCCGCCGACCTGCAGGGTGCAGCCGTAGCGCCGGTAGAGCTCCAGGTAGTCGTTGGCCTGGAGGATCTGGTAGCTGAACTCGGTGTAGCTGAGTCCTTCACCGCTGAGACGGGCGGCCACCGATTCGCGGGCGAGCATGCGGTTGACGGGGAAGTGCTTGCCCACGTCGCGCAGGAAGTCGATCGCGCTCATCTGGGCGGTCCAGTCGAGGTTGCTCACCAGGGTGGCGGCCGTGGGCCCCGGCTCGAAGGAGAGGAACTTCTCCACCTGGGCTCGGATGCGGGACACCCATTCGGCCACGACGTCGGCGGGGTTGAGCGCGCGCTCGGTGCTGCGTCCGCTGGGGTCGCCGATCAGGCCGGTGGCACCGCCGACAAGCCCGATCGGCCGGTGACCGGCCCGCTGGAAGCGGGTGAGGATGAGCAGCGTCGCGAGGTTGCCGACATGCAGCGACGGCGCGGTGGGGTCGAATCCCGCATAGACCGTGACGGGCCCTTTGGCCAGCGCCGCGCGCAGGGCGTCGACGTCGGTGGTCTGCGCGATCACGTCACGCCATTCGAGCTCATCGAGGATATCGGTCACGGTCTTTGCTTTCTTCACTCGTGGATCTTTTACTGTCGGCCCCGGGTCCAAGACTGCCCGAGTATCTCCGTCACCGCCAATTCATTCTTCAATGATCATCATGCCGTGGCGGACGGTCGACGGCGACGCCGAGGCACATGTCTACGGTACGGGGAGACGGTGGGGTCACCGTCGATCCAGAAGCGCCAGGGGATGTCGGCGCCCGCGGCGACACCGGTGCGCGGCCCGGTGAGGATCGCCGGGGGCGCGTCTTCGGGGTCGTCTTCCGCGAGGGTCAGGACGCGCAGCGGCCCGCCGCCGCAGGCGTCGTGCCCGTTGTGCTCGCGGCGCAGCCCCAGAGCCCCGGCCAGCCGGGCAGGACCGCGGGCGAGGTCCCGGTCGCGTACGGCCGGGCCGCGCCGGGCCCTGGCCTCCTCCACGCCCGCGATCACTTCGCCGGCGCGCAGCAGGACGGCGGAGGCGTGTCCTTCGGGCAGGCAGACGAGGTTGACGCAGAAATGCATGCCGTAGGTGAAGTACACGTACACGTGGCCGGGCGGGCCGAACATGACGGCGTTGCGCACGGTCCGGCCGCGGTAGGTGTG
It contains:
- a CDS encoding type 1 glutamine amidotransferase codes for the protein MRPKPRVLAVQHAASGGPGRFGDWLTEDGLDVDVVPAFDGTALPSRLEHDALLVLGGGYMPDDDAAAPWLPATRALVAQALTDAVPMFGICLGGQMIAAVGGGTVQADAGAPENGSTPVTIRSEAEDDPLFHGLPPIVPAIEHHVDAITALPPGAVWLAETGRCPYQAFRLGGHAWGVQFHPEAVPERILHWNSDRLRDQGYDRQELYAKAVADEPLSTPVWRLVAERFAGIVHDRHASSAPSTDLPDGTGRHGDRGSGPAGGSTGLQPHAPS
- a CDS encoding DNA-3-methyladenine glycosylase; translation: MNPPTPPPPDLRPDPRAVFTEGRPLERGFFDRPSHEVAPDLLGKVIAHGPVAIRLTEVEAYGGPGEDPASHTYRGRTVRNAVMFGPPGHVYVYFTYGMHFCVNLVCLPEGHASAVLLRAGEVIAGVEEARARRGPAVRDRDLARGPARLAGALGLRREHNGHDACGGGPLRVLTLAEDDPEDAPPAILTGPRTGVAAGADIPWRFWIDGDPTVSPYRRHVPRRRRRPSATA
- the tyrS gene encoding tyrosine--tRNA ligase: MTDILDELEWRDVIAQTTDVDALRAALAKGPVTVYAGFDPTAPSLHVGNLATLLILTRFQRAGHRPIGLVGGATGLIGDPSGRSTERALNPADVVAEWVSRIRAQVEKFLSFEPGPTAATLVSNLDWTAQMSAIDFLRDVGKHFPVNRMLARESVAARLSGEGLSYTEFSYQILQANDYLELYRRYGCTLQVGGSDQWGNITAGVDLIRRVEGAHVHGLTGKLITKADGTKFGKTAGGSVWLDPELTSPYAFYQYWLNADDRDVIRFLKVFTFRDREEIQHLEKDLAERPAARAAQRALAEDLTTLVHGPEELARVVAASKALFGQGTLQELDERTLEAALAEVPRATVPALGVPFVDLMAQCGLVESKSAARRAVKEGGAYLNNVKVTDEAYVPDAGDLLHNRFLVLRRGKRSIGGVEITG